A stretch of the Drosophila sulfurigaster albostrigata strain 15112-1811.04 chromosome 2L, ASM2355843v2, whole genome shotgun sequence genome encodes the following:
- the LOC133849344 gene encoding piezo-type mechanosensitive ion channel component isoform X13, with protein sequence MAFSYACLVLQRVVLPAVLVLASLMRPVGISFVYMLMFFMSPFVPLATRRNFKGSVTAFFIILLALSTLVLLGHIALQVLALSTALPIYNCSFSERLLRHIGFVSFVDLRPLAIIEWLAPEVLVLATSLGAFLSVKRLALQNINAEQLENGELPDSQSEQQVSSQQDANGSDVQQATATTPLQHQQQQLRKRVSMISQHIHFEGLIKISPLFCLATLFFAAVLRPSVPGGFYFLIFLLAGTYWATCQTLQRGFALLLRCVMFVLVLHSLCIVSYQTPWMQSHLNHTSLAARLIGLEPLIESDCVPDIRILLYNNRLSLDSYLNPFALFFAYFALALTTKHLIKPRVSLRREQRATLNEPTETTPLVRQSTRKARTPQALESTTAAATTAPSGSRGNDIQLDTIERRSEQENNTTSILDQISYGFVSVGGFIYQNSYIFTNILMMAWSIVYHSWLTFVLLLWANVLWMIPNQRKAMMRSSPFIVLYAELLLVAQYIYGMDLNNNELPTRVSTAGINLQQIGFERPIENHMRPCVPLIVKTAFVLMFWVTSRQFFKEKRDRRRDSTLADIIAPLQITVGSAGSSYLINDGKKTSKFLKKAGDVIKNLLVRLWIWLLVLVIFLCAITGDDMTGFRICYMALFLFFLLVFQSSSKAWVKIMYGFWLFLIFYAMSILILIYTYQFDKFDMYWKDYLNVSQTLQADIGLKLYKTKDLFLHLVSPTIIVILTVIQVHYFHKRFIASLQQQPTTPGTRSQLTAANAQQKRTETAALEAAPSKRRGSASSIRQRSTEAAGTAAGATTTDFETSVRDLVRISFRKIKNKSEYIFKRFKTVFWRFLELHIMKAVYIAAFVCSVSEVCVLHIIFVGFCVLGATSRKAVQVVISRLISFIVTIIVLSKMIYQIEYLDHNQYSVTCSDNRTANNAEWIGLNKADKLEGGLMGLLRTYIIYMVIVTMHAVISLRQLQMRVKIGENVANQPKLLFQQITRADAEKDLVGLVKYLLNFGFYKFGIEISLIALVSTITYRQDIVAVVYAVWLVVLLLLKRSQCAKMWGVFQAFFAISILLQYIVLVGLPPSWCMSYPWDDGAFGESIQRWTMLPGQLHFNHVPKLIFDFIVLIILNRQKSIFCIEQRYATNDDYPGGSNRSVIADIAQLGRVPFDNPTHDFCSYIRNYSDILKNGVLCGFYWFTLAVVFLAGTNIADLLALGYLIGAFVFLWQGSDFYLRPIATIISRWKWLLAFNVANILIKTSFQMAGCLFMTPLTTHCCWLVHMLGITCTSNVIKEQLHVADEAEVLTDSTGCPKMTHQVVLLWDAICFAFIIFQLRIFQSHYFCHIITDTKANNILASRGADIIESLRQKQIAHRHDHEKQVLHKIKRKMERIRATQQKMLRPLDKQTHFDATRAGDYYMFEEMDDKFELDLIHDEIDFMEEENITESEMKMQRRKTLYDKSKDAPTDFFPSTSKGVSKERDAAASSMSSPKPTKDLTDLPSTPALTTVPREATSKETSDSKSKMELDSGDVTAKDSDEDFDTNPIIRLLEGFLVTLTIRLNRFSRNYRFVNRILAGEKKTLKESSSLNRLGLSSAAAMFHFLKSNLESDENGGQPVTSSTPRRTQVTATIPSATTSATTTSDNLTEHYSTPPNTNTNTNTNTTTTPLSPQEPLATPPQPPPATSTPHQSHHAGEDIIEIPVDTVDAATSRKQSISSSPPTKGAGEFNLEEENFAQRDHHIIVEVLISSWYALLANTDLICYIVVFINQVVNASLISLPLPIMVFLWGTLSLPRPTKTFWVTLIAYTQAIVLIKCIFQFKLIWSNYNNLPNQPLAPAKIFGVEMKTHYAVYDLILLLVLFLHRYLLKSQGLWKSGYKDVDQQFTKPTASIDEREDSDNLSQPDSRQLNEDAAQKMSLQVSQVSLPGSPEYSKSAINQLERTKYTSSLHKFFFSLVHKSRLATDVYALMFLCDFINFFVLLFGFTAFGTQQTESDGGVQTYLAENKVPVPFLIMLLVQFLLIVIDRALYLRKALVNKIIFHFFSVIGIHIWMFFVVPAVTERTFNSLAPPIIFYVIKCFYMLLSSYQIKSGYPKRILGNFFTKGFSMVNMIAFKVYMQIPFLYELRTILDWVCIDSTMTIFDWLKMEDIFSNIYLIRCTRQSETDFPAMRAQKKASLSKLIMGGTVVLLIVICIWGPLCLFALGNAVGSSNVPYQVSLSIRIGPYDPIYTTNNYDSIFEIDSKMYTQMTNAFFKNKQALTFIAGYDATDVAAVKLAGNSPSLWNIAPPDKQRLTNDLRNNHTLIARFSYSLTRKAPAKGLKENVGDEHVIKLDETFEGRAALINMLNETLDPIETNENGTTNGNNTTPASSSADDVVVVLPNMIPKFIKVLNSGDAFVATVMSGKEQEYRPLVIKLHRDKATKAMWWEIRDYCYDSFYNNTLKDLAYSDCKSGIVMYTFNDKKFPSTFSFLTAGGIIGLYTTFVLLASRFMKSFIGGQNRKIMFEDLPYVDRVLQLCLDIYLVREALEFALEEDLFAKLLFLYRSPETLIKWTRPKEEYLDDDGDTDSIPSRMSVRRPEQLQQHQYQQQQQQQQQ encoded by the exons ATGGCCTTCAGCTATGCCTGCCTCGTGCTGCAGCGTGTCGTCTTGCCGGCGGTCCTGGTGCTGG CATCGCTCATGCGACCGGTGGGCATCTCGTTCGTGTACATGTTAATGTTCTTCATGTCGCCCTTTGTGCCGCTGGCCACACGCCGCAACTTCAAGGGCTCGGTGACCGCCTTCTTTATCATTCTGCTGGCGTTGAGCACTCTCGTTCTGCTCGGCCACATTGCGCTCCAGGTGCTGGCGCTGAGCACCGCGCTGCCCATCTACAATTGTTCCTTTAGCGAGCGTCTGTTGCGGCACATTGGATTCGTGAGCTTCGTGGATCTGCG ACCGCTGGCCATAATTGAATGGCTGGCGCCGGAAGTGCTCGTCTTGGCCACGTCGTTGGGCGCGTTTCTCAGCGTGAAGCGCTTGGCACTGCAAAATATCAATGCCGAGCAGCTGGAGAACGGGGAACTGCCCGATTCGCAGTCGGAACAGCAAGTGAGCAGTCAGCAGGATGCCAATGGCAGCGATGTGCAACAGGCGACGGCGACAACACCgctgcaacatcaacagcagcagctgcgcaaACGCGTCTCCATGATCAGCCAGCACATACACTTTGAGGGATTGATTAAGATCT CTCCTTTGTTCTGCCTGGCCACACTGTTCTTTGCCGCCGTCCTGCGTCCCTCAGTGCCTGGAGGCTTCTACTTCCTCATCTTTCTGCTGGCGGGCACCTACTGGGCAACCTGCCAGACGCTGCAACG GGGTTTTGCCTTGTTGCTGCGTTGCGTGATGTTTGTCCTTGTGCTGCATTCGCTGTGCATTGTTTCCTATCAGACGCCCTGGATGCAGAGTCACCTCAATCACACCAGTCTCGCAGCACG CTTGATTGGCCTGGAGCCGCTCATCGAGTCCGACTGCGTGCCCGACATACGCATTTTGCTGTACAACAATCGCTTGTCCTTGGACTCGTATCTGAATCCATTTGCTTTGTTCTTCGCCTACTTTGCACTGGCGCTGACCACAAAGCATCTCATCAAGCCGCGG GTTTCTTTACGGCGTGAACAGCGTGCAACGTTAAATGAACCGACTGAGACGACGCCT TTGGTGCGTCAGAGCACTCGAAAGGCACGCACTCCTCAGGCTCTGGAGTCCACGACAGCAGCGGCCACAACGGCGCCGAGCGGCTCTCGTGGCAATGATATACAATTGGACACCATTGAACGTCGATCGGAGCAAGAGAATAATACCACATCCATATTGGATCAAATATCATACGGCTTTGTCAGTGTCGGCGGATTTATCTATCAGAATAGCTATATATTCACCAATATACTGATGATG GCTTGGTCCATAGTCTATCACAGCTGGCTGAcctttgtgctgctgctgtgggcCAACGTGCTGTGGATGATACCCAATCAGCGCAAGGCCATGATGCGCTCCAGTCCATTCATTGTGCTATACgccgagctgctgctggtggccCAATACATCTATGGCATGGATCTGAATAATAACGAGCTGCCAACCAGGGTTTCT ACAGCGGGCATTAATTTGCAGCAAATTGGCTTCGAGCGACCCATTGAGAATCATATGCGTCCATGTGTGCCGCTGATTGTGAAGACCGCTTTTGTGCTAATGTTCTGGGTGACGTCGCGTCAGTTCTTCAAGGAGAAGCGCGACAGACGCCGAGATAGCACACTGGCTGACATTATTGCACCTCTGCAGATTACCGTGGGTTCGGCTGGCTCCAGTTACCTCATCAACGATGGCAAGAAGACCTCAAAGTTCCTAAAGAAAGCGGGCGATGTGATCAAGAATCTGTTGGTGCGCCTCTGGATCTGGCTGCTTGTGTTGGTCATCTTTTTGTGCGCCATCACAGGCGATGATATGACAGGTTTTCGCATCTGCTACATGGCATTGTTCCTATTCTTCTTGCTGGTCTTTCAATCATCGTCCAAGGCGTGGGTCAAGATTATGTATGGCTTTTGGCTCTTCTTGATCTTCTACGCCATGTccatattgatattgatttatACATATCAATTCGATAAGTTCGACATGTACTGGAAGGACTATCTCAATGTGTCCCAAACTCT TCAAGCTGATATTGGCTTGAAGCTCTACAAGACTAAGGATCTGTTCCTGCATCTGGTGTCGCCCACAATTATTGTCATACTCACAGTCATACAGGTGCACTATTTCCACAAACGTTTCATTGCCTCGCTGCAGCAACAGCCCACCACACCGGGCACGAGAAGTCAACTAACGGCGGCAAACGCACAGCAGAAGCGCACAGAGACAGCTGCCTTGGAGGCAGCGCCATCAAAGCGTCGAGGCAGCGCCAGCTCCATAAGGCAGCGTTCAACGGAGGCAGCCGGGACGGCTGCTGGTGCTACGACGACAGACTTTGAGACATCTGTGCGTGATTTGGTGCGCATCTCATTCCGTAAGATCAAGAACAAGTCCGAGTACATCTTCAAGCGATTCAAGACCGTCTTTTGGCGCTTCCTCGAGCTGCACATCATGAAGGCCGTCTACATTGCGGCCTTTGTGTGCAGCGTGAGCGAGGTGTGTGTGCTGCACATTATCTTTGTGGGCTTCTGTGTGCTGGGCGCCACATCGCGCAAAGCTGTGCAGGTGGTGATCAGTCGCCTTATCTCATTCATTGTCACCATCATTGTGCTGTCGAAGATGATCTATCAAATCGAGTATTTGGATCACAATCAATACAGCGTTACCTGC AGCGACAATCGCACGGCCAACAATGCCGAGTGGATTGGTCTCAACAAGGCGGACAAACTGGAAGGCGGCTTGATGGGTTTGTTGCGTACTTACATCATCTACATGGTCATCGTCACAATGCACGCAGTCATCTCGCTGCGACAGCTGCAGATGCGCGTCAAGATTGGCGAGAATGTCGCCAATCAGCCAAAGCTGCTCTTCCAGCAAATAACGCGTGCCGATGCCGAGAAGGATCTGGTTGGCCTGGTCAAATATCTGCTCAACTTTGGCTTCTACAAGTTTGGCATTGAGATCTCGCTGATTGCTCTGGTCTCAACGATCACGTATCGTCAGGATATTGTGGCTGTGGTGTATGCTGTATGGTTGGTGGTGCTTCTGCTGCTTAAGCGTTCGCAATGTGCCAAAATGTGGGGCGTATTTCAGGCGTTCTTTGCCATCTCCATACTGTTGCAGTATATTGTGTTGGTCGGTTTGCCGCCCAGCTGGTGCATGA GCTATCCTTGGGATGATGGCGCCTTTGGCGAGAGCATACAACGCTGGACTATGTTGCCGGGTCAGCTGCACTTTAATCATGTGCCCAAGCTCATCTTTGACTTCATTGTCCTGATTATCTTGAATCGCCAGAAGAGCATCTTCTGCATTGAGCAACGCTACGCTACCAACGATGATTACCCCGGTGGCAGCAATCGCAGCGTCATCGCAGACATTGCCCAGCTGGGTCGAGTGCCTTTCGATAATCCCACGCATGATTTCTGCTCGTACATACGCAACTATTCGGACATCTTGAAGAATGGCGTACTGTGTGGCTTCTATTGGTTCACCTTGGCTGTCGTCTTCTTGGCCGGCACAAATATTGCTGATCTGCTGGCGCTGGGCTATTTGATTGGCGCCTTTGTTTTCCTGTGGCAGGGCTCCGATTTCTATCTGCGTCCCATTGCAACCATCATCAGTCGCTGGAAGTGGCTGCTGGCCTTTAATGTGGCCAACATACTTATCAAGACGAGCTTCCAAATGGCCGGTTGTTTGTTTATGACGCCCTTGACGACACACTGCTGTTGGCTGGTCCATATGCTGGGCATCACTTGCACCAGCAATGTGATCAAGGAGCAGCTCCACGTGGCCGACGAAGCGGAAGTGTTGACTGACTCCACAGGCTGTCCGAAGATGACGCATCAAGTTGTGTTACTGTGGGATGcgatttgttttgcatttatcatCTTTCAGCTGCGCATCTTCCAGTCGCACTACTTCTGTCACATCATCACGGACACCAAGGCCAACAACATACTGGCCTCCAG GGGAGCCGACATCATTGAGAGCTTGCGTCAGAAGCAGATTGCCCATCGTCATGACCATGAGAAGCAGGTGCTGCACAAGATCAAGCGCAAGATGGAGCGCATTCGTGCTACACAACAGAAGATGCTGCGGCCACTGGACAAGCAGACCCACTTCGATG CTACGCGTGCTGGAGATTATTACATGTTCGAGGAGATGGATGACAAATTTGAGTTGGATCTGATACACGATGAGATCGATTTCATGGAGGAGGAGAATATCACCGAgagcgaaatgaaaatgcaacgACGCAAGACGCTCTACGAT AAATCCAAGGATGCGCCCACGGACTTTTTCCCCTCAACCAGCAAAGGCGTCTCCAAGGAACGTGATGCCGCGGCCAGCAGCATGAGCAGTCCCAAGCCCACAAAGGATCTCACCGATCTACCCTCAACGCCGGCTTTAACGACGGTGCCACGTGAAGCCACCTCGAAGGAAACCTCAGATAGTAAATCCAAAATGGAACTGGACAGCGGTGATGTCACAGCCAAGGACTCTGATGAGGATTTCGATACGAATCCCATTATACGTTTGCTGGAAGGATTCCTCGTTACCTTGACCATTCGTCTGAATCGCTTTTCGCGCAATTATCGCTTTGTCAATCGCATTTTGGCTGGTGAAAAGAAGACACTCAAG gAATCGAGTTCGTTGAACCGTCTTGGACTCTCCAGTGCTGCGGCCATGTTCCACTTTCTGAAATCGAATCTCGAGAG TGATGAGAATGGTGGGCAGCCCGTTACTTCATCTACACCGCGCCGCACACAGGTCACAGCAACAATACCGTCAGCCACAACATCAGCTACAACAACTTCAGACAATCTCACTGAACACTATAGCACGCCACccaacacaaatacaaatacaaatacaaatacaacaaccaCACCGCTCTCACCGCAAGAACCACTCGCAACACCACCACAACCACCACCAGCAACCAGTACACCACACCAATCACACCACGCTGGCGAAGATATCATCGAAATACCCGTAGACACTGTTGATGCCGCAACCTCTAG aAAACAATCAATCAGTTCATCGCCGCCGACTAAGGG CGCCGGTGAATTCAATCTGGAGGAGGAGAACTTTGCCCAACGCGATCATCACATCATTGTGGAGGTGCTCATCTCCTCTTGGTATGCTCTACTGGCCAATACTGATCTCATCTGCTATATTGTGGTGTTTATCAATCAG GTGGTCAATGCCAGTCTCATCTCGTTGCCGCTACCCATCATGGTCTTCCTCTGGGGCACATTGTCGCTGCCGCGTCCTACAAAGACTTTCTGGGTCACACTCATTGCCTACACACAGGCCATTGTGCTGATCAAGTGCATCTTTCAGTTTAAACTGATCTGGTCCAATTATAACAATTTGCCCAATCAACCGTTGGCCCCCGCAAAGATCTTTGGCGTCGAGATGAAAACGCACTATGCCGTCTATGATTTGAtactgttgctggtgctgtttCTGCATCGTTATCTACTAAAATCGCAGGGTCTGTGGAAGTCTGGCTACAAGGATGTGGATCAGCAGTTTACCAAGCCCACAGCTAGCAT AGATGAGCGCGAGGATAGCGATAATCTGTCGCAGCCCGACTCGCGACAATTGAACGAGGATGCGGCCCAGAAGATGAGCTTACAGGTTAGCCAAGTGTCGTTGCCTGGTTCACCGGAGTACAGCAAGTCCGCCATCAATCAGTTGGA ACGTACCAAATACACCTCGTCCCTGCACAAGTTTTTCTTCAGTCTGGTGCACAAATCGCGTCTGGCCACCGATGTCTATGCCTTGATGTTCCTCTGCGACTTTATCAACTTCTTTGTTTTGCTCTTTGGCTTTACGGCATTTGGG ACCCAACAAACGGAGAGCGATGGCGGTGTGCAGACTTATCTGGCGGAGAACAAGGTGCCCGTTCCCTTCCTGATCATGTTGCTGGTGCAGTTCCTGCTCATTGTCATCGATCGTGCACTGTATTTACGCAAAGCTCTGGTCAACAAGATCATCTTCCATTTCTTTTCGGTGATTGGCATACACATCTGGATGTTCTTTGTGGTGCCTGCGGTAACGGAGCGCACTTTCAATTCCCTGGCTCCGCCGATCATCTTCTATGTGATCAAATGCTTCTACATGCTGCTTAGCTCGTATCAGATTAAGTCGGGCTATCCCAAGCGCATTTTGGGCAACTTTTTCACCAAGGGTTTCTCGATGGTCAACATGATTGCGTTCAAGGTGTACATGCAAATACCCTTCCTCTACGAGTTGCGCACCATTCTCGATTGGGTGTGCATCGACAGCACCATGACCATCTTTGATTGGCTCAAAATGGAGGACATTTTCTCCAACATCTATCTCATACGCTGCACTCGGCAATCGGAAACCGATTTCCCGGCGATGCGCGCACAGAAAAAGGCTTCACTCTCCAAGCTCATCATGGGTGGCACGGTTGTGCTATTAATTGTGATTTGCATTTGGGGACCGCTTTGCTTGTTTGCCCTGGGCAATGCCGTGGGCAGCTCCAATGTGCCCTATCAGGTGTCGTTGTCCATACGCATTGGACCCTATGATCCCATCTATACGACCAACAACTACGATAGCATTTTTGAAATCGACTCCAAAATGTATACTCAGATGACAAATGCCTTCTTCAAGAACAAGCAGGCGCTCACCTTTATTGCCGGCTACGATGCCACCGATGTGGCGGCAGTTAAGCTGGCGGGCAACTCGCCATCGCTGTGGAATATTGCGCCGCCGGACAAGCAGCGGCTAACCAACGATCTACGGAATA ATCACACATTAATAGCCCGCTTCTCCTATTCGCTGACGCGTAAAGCGCCAGCCAAGGGTCTCAAAGAGAATGTGGGCGATGAGCATGTCATCAAGCTGGACGAGACCTTTGAGGGACGCGCTGCACTCATCAATATGCTGAATGAGACCCTGGATCCAATAGAGACCAACGAAAATGGCACcacaaatggcaacaacacgACACCCGCAAGCAGTTCTGCGGACGATGTGGTCGTAGTGCTGCCCAACATGATACCCAAGTTCATCAAGGTGCTGAACTCGGGCGACGCCTTTGTGGCCACTGTGATGAGCGGCAAGGAGCAGGAGTATCGACCGCTGGTCATAAAACTGCATCGCGACAAAGCCACCAAGGCTATGTGGTGGGAGATTCGCGACTATTGTTATGACAGCTTTTACAATAACACGCTGAAGGATTTGGCCTACAGCGACTGCAAATCGGGCATTGTGATGTACACGTTCAACGACAAGAAGTTCCCATCGACCTTCAGCTTCCTCACAGCTGGCGG AATCATTGGTCTTTACACTACGTTTGTGTTATTGGCCTCGCGCTTCATGAAATCCTTTATTGGTGGACAGAATCGCAAGATCATGTTCGAGGATCTGCCCTATGTGGATCGTGTGCTGCAACTTTGCCTAGACATCTACTTG GTGCGCGAGGCATTGGAGTTTGCACTAGAGGAGGATCTATTTGCCAAACTGCTCTTCCTGTATCGCTCGCCCGAAACGCTGATCAAATGGACGCGACCCAAAGAGGAGTATTTGGATGATGATGGTGACACTGACTCCATACCCAGTCGCATGAGTGTTCGTCGCCctgagcagctgcagcagcatcaatatcagcagcaacagcagcagcagcaacaataa